One part of the Corallococcus caeni genome encodes these proteins:
- a CDS encoding IS5 family transposase, whose product MKKDDSWRVPDELWRRIEPLLPARPEHPLGCHNQRVPDRQALDGILLVLRTGMQRGALKATGLYHPSSAYRRFREWLAAGVFREFWRQGLMAYDDLARIDWRWLAFDGPQGKAPLGGGKNRPQPHGQSEARHQAEPADRIARRPLGLVVTGANTNDLKLARSTLESIPVRRTLPSRSRRQALCVDLGYAFRLVRELAQEYGFTLRAPRRRSQVSSKCARRRRPSPRWVVERTHSWLNRFRRLLVRWEKLEDTYIAMLHFALGITWFHSLLSR is encoded by the coding sequence GGTACCAGACGAGCTGTGGCGACGCATTGAACCGCTGCTGCCGGCCCGGCCGGAGCACCCGCTGGGCTGCCACAACCAACGAGTGCCCGACCGACAGGCTCTGGATGGGATTCTCTTGGTGCTGCGCACGGGGATGCAGAGGGGCGCGTTGAAGGCCACAGGCCTGTACCATCCGTCCTCCGCCTATCGACGCTTCCGCGAGTGGTTGGCCGCGGGTGTCTTCCGCGAGTTCTGGCGCCAAGGGCTGATGGCCTACGACGACCTGGCGCGGATTGATTGGCGATGGCTCGCGTTTGATGGCCCCCAGGGCAAGGCGCCGCTGGGCGGGGGAAAAAACAGGCCCCAACCCCACGGACAGAGCGAAGCGCGGCACCAAGCGGAGCCTGCTGACCGAATCGCGCGGCGCCCCCTCGGCCTCGTGGTCACTGGAGCCAACACGAACGACCTCAAGCTGGCGCGCTCCACGCTCGAATCCATTCCAGTCCGAAGGACCCTGCCGAGTCGGAGCCGTCGTCAGGCGCTATGTGTCGATCTGGGGTATGCCTTCAGACTCGTCCGCGAGCTAGCCCAGGAGTATGGTTTCACGCTCCGGGCGCCGAGACGACGCTCTCAGGTGAGTTCCAAGTGCGCACGGCGTCGACGTCCTTCGCCACGCTGGGTCGTCGAGCGAACCCACTCCTGGCTCAACCGCTTCCGCCGTCTGCTGGTGCGCTGGGAGAAGTTAGAGGACACCTACATCGCGATGCTGCACTTTGCGCTGGGCATCACCTGGTTCCACTCGCTCCTATCGAGATAG